TTGGGAAACATTAAATCATGTCGGAAATAGTAATTTACAAACACAGAAAAGATTAATAAAGACAGCAATAAAGTTGTTAAAAAAATGTCGAATTGTGGTGTTAGCAGACAGAGAATTTCATAGTCCAAAACTGGCTAAATGGCTTGATGAGCAAGGAGTTTACTTCGCTTTACGCCAGAAGAAAAACCTTTATTTTCAAGAAAAACCTGAACAAGAATATCAAGTTCTTAAAAATCAAGGATTTAAGCCAGGAATGTCGAGATTTTATGAAAAAGTTAAATGTGGTAAAGGGGATGAATTAGGCTTATTTAATATCGCTGTTTATTGGAAGAGAAAATATCGGAACTCTGGACCAAAAGAACCTTGGTATATCTTGACGAATCTACCAACTCTCCAACAAACTTTATGCCTCTATAGATGTCGATGGGGAATTGAGCAATTCTTTAAGGATTGTAAAACTGGTGGTTATAATTTAGAGGATACTAAAGTAAATGAAACTCGCTTTTTAGCTTTAGTATTATTGATTGTCATTGCTTATAGTTTAGCCACTATGCACGGTCAACGGATGAAAAAATTAGGTATAGAGACTTATGCCGGACGTATTCAACAACATCAGGACAAGTACCCACGTCAAAGTGATTTTAGCTTTGCTCTCTACGGACAACTATGGATTTATGGTATGGAATTATGGGCTGATTTAGCTCTGAATTTAATCAATCTCAAGCCTCATAAACGCCTCTTTTTTCAACGGGGCTTTCAGGCTCTATCCCTTATGAAACAAGCTCTTTAGCCGCCTTGTCACCCGTTAAGGTTTTTTATAGTCATTGAGGATAAAGCTTTCAATGATTCTGGACTAGGTTTTCCATTACAATCACCTCAGAATCAAAATTTTGTACTTAGTCGTTTTATTGACTATATATCTGCTTTAATAGTAATTATTCCTATTTAGCCTCAATAAATTTTAATCACCCCTCACAGGTATTAGTTCTTATGTACTAAATATATTGCTTTCCTTGGGGTGTGACACTTGGGGGTGCGGAATGTGGTATTATTGCTGTTTAATAATAAAAATGGGTAATTGAATATTGAAGACTAGCTTCATT
The DNA window shown above is from Anabaena sp. WA102 and carries:
- a CDS encoding IS4 family transposase, with amino-acid sequence MVLFFNLFLTFNTSALPLYWETLNHVGNSNLQTQKRLIKTAIKLLKKCRIVVLADREFHSPKLAKWLDEQGVYFALRQKKNLYFQEKPEQEYQVLKNQGFKPGMSRFYEKVKCGKGDELGLFNIAVYWKRKYRNSGPKEPWYILTNLPTLQQTLCLYRCRWGIEQFFKDCKTGGYNLEDTKVNETRFLALVLLIVIAYSLATMHGQRMKKLGIETYAGRIQQHQDKYPRQSDFSFALYGQLWIYGMELWADLALNLINLKPHKRLFFQRGFQALSLMKQAL